From a single Brassica napus cultivar Da-Ae chromosome C9, Da-Ae, whole genome shotgun sequence genomic region:
- the LOC125592830 gene encoding calcium-dependent protein kinase 22-like produces MGCCGSKSLPASDLVTEREPAGTILGKPLVKFKKLFKLREELGKGGFATTYMCQEISTGRSFACKSIPKRNLTSQEAVKTEIEIMENLSGVSNIVQFHASYEDENFVHIVMELCRGGELFDRIDALVKSHRYYTEKDAAGIFKSIVNAVQICHSMNVIHRDVKPENFLFSSDDEESSKLKAIDFGCSVYIKEGVELKEKVGSLYYTAPEVLREESYGKEIDIWSAGVILYILLSGSPPFGNDDEIKKGIIGFDSQPWPCISVGAKDLIKRMLNKNQKERISAENILEHPWILSEAPDKPIDGVVLSRLKQFRAMNKLKKLALKVIAEGLSEEEIRSLKTMFESMDTDKSGSITYEELKTGLNRLGSKLPEAEVKQLMEAADVDGNGTIDYTEFITATMHRHRLERDEHLHKAFLHFDKDNSGYITKDELDIAMKEHGMGDEACVKEIISEVDKDNDGRINYEEFCAMMRSGNLQS; encoded by the exons ATGGGTTGTTGCGGCAGTAAAAGTCTACCAGCATCTGATCTCGTCACTGAACGAGAGCCTGCAGGGACCATACTGGGGAAGCCATTAGTAAAGTTCAAAAAGCTGTTCAAACTCCGTGAAGAACTAGGCAAAGGTGGGTTTGCCACAACCTACATGTGCCAAGAGATCTCCACAGGCCGTAGTTTCGCCTGCAAATCCATCCCCAAGAGGAACCTCACCAGCCAAGAAGCCGTGAAGACAGAGATTGAGATAATGGAAAACCTTTCAGGAGTATCCAACATCGTGCAGTTTCATGCTTCTTACGAGGACGAGAACTTTGTACACATCGTGATGGAGCTTTGTCGTGGTGGTGAGTTATTCGACAGGATCGATGCTTTGGTCAAGTCTCATAGATATTACACTGAGAAAGATGCTGCTGGAATTTTTAAGTCGATTGTGAACGCTGTCCAGATTTGTCATTCGATGAATGTGATTCACAGGGATGTTAAGCCAGAGAACTTCTTGTTCTCTAGTGATGATGAAGAGAGTTCTAAGCTCAAGGCCATCGACTTTGGTTGTTCTGTTTACATCAAAGAAG GAGTAGAATTGAAGGAGAAAGTAGGCAGTCTTTACTACACTGCTCCTGAAGTGTTGAGAGAGGAAAGCTATGGGAAAGAGATCGACATTTGGAGTGCAGGTGTTATATTGTATATCTTACTCAGTGGCAGCCCTCCATTTGGAAATG atGATGAGATTAAGAAAGGAATAATTGGTTTTGATAGCCAACCTTGGCCTTGTATATCTGTGGGTGCAAAAGACCTTATCAAGAGGATGCTCAACAAAAACCAAAAGGAACGAATCTCTGCTGAAAATATTCTTG AACATCCTTGGATCTTGAGTGAAGCTCCTGATAAGCCTATTGATGGCGTTGTTTTGTCTCGTTTGAAGCAATTCCGAGCTATGAACAAGCTTAAGAAGCTAGCTCTCAAG GTTATAGCAGAGGGTCTATCAGAAGAGGAAATCAGAAGTCTTAAAACCATGTTTGAGAGTATGGATACCGACAAAAGCGGGTCAATCACCTATGAAGAACTCAAAACTGGGCTGAACAGACTTGGTTCTAAACTCCCTGAAGCTGAAGTTAAACAACTCATGGAAGCC GCTGATGTGGATGGTAATGGAACAATAGATTACACGGAGTTCATCACAGCGACGATGCATAGACACAGATTGGAACGTGATGAACATTTGCACAAAGCATTCCTACACTTTGATAAAGACAACAGTGG GTACATAACCAAGGATGAGTTGGATATAGCCATGAAGGAGCATGGCATGGGAGATGAAGCTTGTGTCAAAGAAATTATATCAGAAGTTGATAAAGATAAT GACGGAAGAATAAACTATGAGGAGTTTTGTGCTATGATGAGAAGTGGTAACTTGCAGTCATAA
- the LOC106366891 gene encoding ATP synthase gamma chain 1, chloroplastic produces the protein MACTNLTTMWGVSSNPSLSDSSSLSFRSVLNPLPLPNHNTSPSRSSSVAPIQSSLRELRDRIDSVKNTQKITEAMKLVAAAKVRRAQEAVVNGRPFSETLVEVLYNINEQLQTDDIDVPLTKIRPVKKVALVVVTGDRGLCGGFNNFIIKKSEARIKELQGLGLDYTVISVGKKGNSYFLRRPYIPVDKYLEAGTLPTAKEAQAVADDVFSLFISEEVDKVELLYTKFVSLVKSEPVIHTLLPLSPKGEICDINGNCVDAAEDELFRLTTKEGKLTVERETFRTPTADFSPILQFEQDPVQILDALLPLYLNSQILRALQESLASELAARMSAMSSASDNASDLKKSLSMVYNRKRQAKITGEILEIVAGANAQV, from the coding sequence ATGGCTTGCACTAATCTAACAACAATGTGGGGTGTTTCATCAAACCCATCTCTTTCCGACTCCTCCTCCTTGTCCTTCCGTTCCGTTCTCAACCCACTTCCTCTCCCAAACCACAACACCTCCCCTTCAAGATCCTCCTCCGTTGCTCCAATCCAATCCTCCCTCCGTGAGCTCAGAGACCGAATCGACTCAGTCAAAAACACTCAGAAGATCACCGAAGCCATGAAGCTCGTCGCCGCAGCAAAAGTCAGGAGAGCTCAAGAAGCTGTCGTCAACGGACGACCCTTCTCCGAAACCCTAGTCGAAGTTCTCTACAACATCAACGAacagcttcaaaccgatgacATCGATGTGCCCTTAACCAAGATCAGACCGGTTAAGAAAGTGGCCCTCGTCGTCGTAACCGGAGACCGTGGACTATGCGGTGGGTTCAATAACTTCATCATCAAGAAATCAGAGGCGAGGATCAAGGAGCTTCAAGGGTTAGGTCTTGACTACACCGTCATTAGCGTGGGAAAGAAGGGAAACTCGTACTTCCTCCGCCGTCCGTACATCCCCGTCGACAAGTACCTCGAGGCCGGAACCTTACCGACGGCGAAAGAGGCTCAAGCCGTTGCTGATGATGTCTTCTCTCTGTTTATAAGCGAGGAGGTCGACAAGGTCGAGCTCTTGTACACGAAGTTCGTGTCTTTGGTCAAATCGGAACCCGTGATCCACACGCTACTGCCTTTATCTCCCAAAGGCGAGATCTGCGACATTAACGGGAACTGCGTGGACGCTGCTGAAGACGAGCTCTTCAGGTTAACGACCAAAGAAGGGAAGCTGACGGTCGAGAGAGAGACTTTTCGGACACCGACCGCTGATTTCTCGCCGATCTTGCAGTTCGAGCAAGACCCTGTTCAGATTCTTGACGCTCTGTTGCCTTTGTATCTGAACAGTCAGATTCTTAGGGCGTTGCAGGAGTCGTTGGCGAGTGAGCTCGCGGCTAGGATGAGTGCGATGAGTAGTGCTTCGGATAATGCGTCGGATCTTAAGAAATCGCTTTCGATGGTTTATAATAGAAAACGTCAGGCTAAAATTACTGGTGAGATTCTTGAGATTGTTGCTGGAGCTAATGCACAGGTTTGA